One Candidatus Devosia phytovorans genomic window carries:
- a CDS encoding ABC transporter transmembrane domain-containing protein has translation MAKSGSQNVLRDAFHSLRYILYFSVVFSFAYSALKLSGPLFMILIFDRVLPSRSSATLVALLILLIIILVAMTLLDYSRRRILGRFGARFQERIEDHIFSSAARDTYYGRTQTKPAPGLNEVDKLRGFFHSGSLVTILDFLWSPLFMVAVFIISPWIGWVVVAGMLVLGLITLVKLAFAKNRDERFSEAGDKIDEMKERLLVSRDVIESQQMMAAFNDQWVQARRRARDRAIELKDWNAWFTILSSHTARLIQYGALAAGAYLAINGQMTVGAMVASMYLSRNVFYPMERFLQQIPSIIEAVANWKGLDKILKAPRPAVVPADAVLEGTAPLRLLNVTVRSAGKRKLLSNLNLEVAPGSSVQIVGNSGSGKTVFAEALIGRCPRSTPGGSLLDKQAGCRRVGDILLGVVDIERVSIADAARTVGYVPQQIAFVAGTIEENIAGLTSAPDQDRIVQMMRLAQMHDRILALPEGYRTRIDTAGSIFSKSERHQLALARALYPNPILLVVDEPDQTLREGLSRGMKSEIGSFLGRGGILIIFSRLALKTFKASRRFTLEEGSLREVELELENEGKVIRIRRDDESADGPVRVRKESGGAVWGPKAPGSNIPVN, from the coding sequence ATGGCTAAGAGCGGCAGCCAGAATGTCCTGAGGGATGCATTCCACAGCCTCAGGTACATTCTGTATTTTTCGGTTGTTTTCAGTTTCGCCTATAGCGCGCTGAAGCTGTCCGGCCCCCTCTTCATGATCCTTATTTTCGATCGCGTCCTGCCATCGCGGTCGTCGGCAACGCTGGTGGCCTTGCTGATCCTGCTGATCATCATTCTCGTGGCGATGACGCTGCTGGACTACTCACGGCGACGCATCCTCGGACGCTTCGGCGCCCGTTTTCAGGAACGCATCGAGGATCATATCTTCAGCTCTGCAGCGCGAGATACCTATTACGGCCGGACGCAGACAAAGCCCGCGCCCGGCCTCAATGAAGTCGACAAGCTGCGGGGTTTCTTCCACTCCGGCTCGCTTGTGACCATCCTCGACTTCCTGTGGTCGCCACTGTTCATGGTCGCGGTCTTCATCATCAGCCCGTGGATCGGCTGGGTGGTGGTGGCTGGAATGCTCGTGCTTGGACTCATCACCCTGGTGAAGCTGGCTTTCGCCAAAAACCGGGATGAGCGGTTCAGCGAGGCGGGCGACAAGATCGACGAAATGAAGGAGAGGCTGCTGGTCTCACGCGATGTCATTGAATCGCAACAGATGATGGCAGCCTTCAACGATCAGTGGGTGCAGGCTCGCCGCCGGGCCCGCGACCGGGCCATCGAGCTCAAGGACTGGAATGCCTGGTTCACCATCCTGTCCTCCCACACCGCCCGGCTGATCCAATACGGGGCCCTGGCGGCCGGCGCCTATCTGGCCATCAACGGGCAGATGACAGTCGGCGCGATGGTCGCGTCCATGTATCTGTCCCGGAATGTCTTTTATCCGATGGAGCGCTTTCTCCAGCAGATACCCAGCATCATCGAGGCGGTGGCAAACTGGAAGGGCCTCGACAAAATCCTCAAGGCGCCCAGACCTGCCGTCGTTCCGGCCGATGCAGTGCTGGAGGGTACGGCACCGCTCCGCCTGTTGAACGTAACCGTTCGCTCGGCGGGCAAGCGAAAGCTCTTGAGTAACCTCAATCTGGAAGTGGCGCCCGGCTCCTCCGTGCAGATCGTCGGCAACAGCGGCTCTGGCAAGACGGTCTTCGCGGAGGCCCTGATCGGTCGTTGCCCGCGCTCGACCCCAGGCGGGTCATTGCTCGACAAGCAGGCAGGATGCCGAAGGGTAGGCGACATCCTGCTCGGCGTGGTGGACATCGAACGCGTGTCGATTGCGGATGCGGCCAGGACCGTGGGCTACGTGCCACAGCAGATCGCCTTCGTGGCGGGCACCATCGAAGAAAATATCGCGGGCCTGACGAGCGCGCCCGATCAGGACCGGATTGTGCAGATGATGCGGCTGGCGCAGATGCATGACAGGATTCTGGCATTGCCGGAGGGTTACCGTACGCGCATCGATACAGCAGGGAGCATCTTCTCAAAGAGCGAACGCCATCAGCTTGCCCTGGCGCGGGCCCTCTATCCCAATCCGATACTTCTGGTCGTCGATGAGCCCGACCAGACGTTGAGGGAGGGCCTTTCGCGCGGCATGAAAAGCGAAATCGGCAGCTTCCTGGGCAGAGGCGGCATCCTGATCATCTTCAGCCGCCTCGCTCTCAAGACATTCAAGGCGAGCCGACGCTTCACCCTGGAAGAGGGTAGCCTCAGGGAAGTCGAACTGGAGCTTGAGAACGAAGGCAAGGTCATCAGGATACGGCGTGATGATGAAAGCGCTGATGGCCCGGTCCGTGTTCGCAAGGAGTCTGGTGGTGCCGTATGGGGGCCAAAGGCGCCGGGGTCGAACATACCGGTCAATTGA
- a CDS encoding HlyD family type I secretion periplasmic adaptor subunit — translation MGALLGLVGVTFAWATTFSISGAVIGKGQVQASANRIAVQHPRGGVVAEILATDGDRVKSGDVVLRLENTQLGAELAATESGLFEILANEARLEAELQDRHEVEPQPILQEAIRKNPELQDMLQQQQDQLDAHYESVATQVSLLEEETQQIDEQAIGEQATLDAKVEELALLENELAVATESLSNGLITKTVVTTFQQEVIAAKGEIGRLMSKVAELKGMVSGQQLKLNAVPLDAKKLSADQLNLLRQQSAKLIEDRNAILSSISQLDVRTPVSGMVFDSQVLGPRSIVEAAKPIMYIVPDDQPMLIVVRVEAIDIDQVEIGQRSALRFTTFNRRATPMIDGTVTAISADAFTDERTQGFYYYVDVALVEEELVKLGDVSLISGMPVEAFLTTESRSPASYVVKPIVDYFAKAFRD, via the coding sequence TTGGGCGCCTTGCTTGGTCTGGTCGGCGTCACCTTTGCCTGGGCGACGACCTTCAGCATTTCCGGTGCTGTCATTGGCAAAGGCCAGGTCCAGGCTTCTGCCAATCGCATCGCCGTCCAGCACCCCAGAGGTGGTGTGGTCGCCGAGATCCTCGCCACCGACGGCGACAGGGTGAAAAGCGGTGATGTGGTCCTGAGGCTAGAAAACACCCAGCTCGGTGCGGAACTGGCAGCCACAGAAAGCGGCCTGTTCGAAATTCTGGCAAACGAAGCGCGGCTCGAAGCGGAACTGCAGGATCGGCACGAGGTGGAGCCACAGCCAATCCTGCAGGAGGCCATAAGGAAAAATCCGGAGCTGCAGGACATGTTGCAGCAACAACAGGATCAGCTGGACGCACATTACGAGTCGGTGGCGACCCAGGTCTCGCTGCTCGAAGAGGAAACGCAGCAGATCGATGAGCAGGCCATCGGCGAACAGGCCACCCTCGATGCGAAGGTCGAGGAACTCGCATTGCTTGAAAATGAACTGGCAGTTGCCACCGAAAGCCTCAGCAATGGCCTGATCACCAAGACAGTTGTGACGACCTTTCAGCAGGAGGTCATCGCTGCCAAGGGCGAGATCGGCCGGCTGATGTCCAAGGTCGCCGAGCTCAAGGGAATGGTGTCAGGGCAGCAGCTGAAACTCAACGCCGTTCCGCTCGATGCCAAAAAACTCAGTGCCGACCAGCTGAACCTGCTGCGGCAACAGTCGGCCAAGCTGATCGAAGACCGGAATGCCATTCTATCCAGCATCAGCCAGCTCGACGTCCGCACACCGGTCAGTGGCATGGTGTTCGATTCCCAGGTGCTTGGCCCGCGCTCGATTGTCGAAGCCGCCAAGCCGATCATGTATATCGTCCCTGACGACCAGCCCATGCTGATCGTCGTGCGGGTGGAAGCGATCGACATCGACCAGGTCGAGATCGGCCAGCGTTCAGCGCTGCGTTTCACCACATTCAACCGCCGGGCCACCCCGATGATCGATGGCACCGTAACGGCCATATCGGCCGACGCCTTTACCGACGAACGCACACAGGGCTTCTACTATTACGTCGACGTGGCGCTCGTCGAAGAAGAATTGGTCAAGCTGGGCGATGTGTCGCTCATTTCAGGCATGCCCGTGGAAGCGTTTCTCACCACCGAGAGCCGGTCGCCGGCGAGCTATGTCGTCAAGCCGATCGTCGACTACTTTGCCAAGGCCTTCAGGGACTGA
- a CDS encoding transcriptional repressor, which produces MNGLRPTRQRLALGELLLAGSHRHVSAEQLHGEVQEAGVDVSLATVYNTLHQFQKAGLLRQVAVDAARSYFDTDTSDHHHFYLEHEQRVIDIPPNAIVLQCWPIAPQGMRVTHIDVVVRVTKTSTIQEQG; this is translated from the coding sequence ATGAACGGGCTTCGGCCGACGCGCCAGCGCCTCGCGCTTGGCGAGCTGCTGCTTGCTGGTTCACATCGCCATGTCAGTGCTGAGCAGTTGCATGGCGAAGTTCAGGAAGCCGGGGTCGATGTCTCCCTCGCAACGGTCTACAACACGCTGCACCAGTTCCAGAAAGCCGGGCTTCTCCGCCAGGTGGCCGTTGATGCGGCCCGGTCATACTTTGACACCGATACTTCGGACCACCATCACTTCTACCTCGAGCACGAACAGCGCGTGATCGACATTCCCCCAAACGCCATCGTGCTGCAGTGCTGGCCAATAGCACCGCAAGGCATGAGGGTGACGCATATCGATGTCGTGGTCCGCGTCACCAAGACCTCGACCATCCAGGAACAGGGATAG
- the nhaA gene encoding Na+/H+ antiporter NhaA — protein MSLPPAVRSRPISIIRSFLDNSASGGIVLMLAAALAILIANSPLAEAYFEALHVHVGGLSVLHWINDGLMTLFFLMVGLEIKREVLDGQLSTWSRRILPGSAALGGMAVPALIFLAFNLGDGGHSGGWAIPAATDIAFALGVLSLLGKRVPTSLKVFLTALAIIDDLGAVIIIALFYTTSLNTLALIGAAALIALLVALNRLRVMNLLPYLILGFALWLVVLLSGLHATLAGVVLALTIPLRPSPTRPYDMQSPLNQLEHAIQPWTTFIIVPIFGFANAGVSFAGMSLQSLLDPVSLGVALGLLVGKQLGVFAASVLVIRAGWAELPMYASWRQLYGVSILCGIGFTMSLFIGLLAFPGAQMLQDEVKLGVLAGSVTAAILGAMLLRMSPSRATRSETPNS, from the coding sequence ATGTCTTTGCCGCCAGCGGTCCGCAGCCGACCCATATCCATCATTCGTAGCTTCCTCGACAATTCGGCATCAGGCGGCATTGTGCTGATGCTGGCTGCTGCCTTGGCCATCCTGATCGCTAACTCGCCGTTGGCCGAAGCCTATTTCGAAGCCCTGCACGTCCATGTCGGCGGCCTTTCCGTGCTGCACTGGATCAATGACGGGCTGATGACCCTGTTCTTCCTGATGGTGGGACTCGAGATCAAACGCGAGGTCCTCGATGGTCAACTCTCCACCTGGTCGCGCCGCATATTGCCAGGGAGCGCAGCGCTGGGGGGCATGGCTGTTCCTGCCTTGATTTTTCTCGCCTTCAACCTGGGAGACGGAGGGCACTCAGGTGGCTGGGCTATTCCAGCTGCAACGGACATAGCCTTCGCTTTGGGGGTGCTTTCTCTGCTCGGCAAGCGCGTACCAACTTCGCTCAAAGTCTTTCTCACCGCGCTGGCCATCATCGACGATCTTGGCGCAGTGATCATCATAGCCCTGTTCTATACCACTTCGCTCAACACACTGGCGCTGATCGGTGCAGCAGCATTGATCGCCCTGCTGGTGGCGCTGAACCGGCTTCGGGTGATGAACCTTTTGCCGTATCTCATCCTGGGATTTGCTCTCTGGCTCGTGGTCTTGCTGTCGGGCCTGCATGCCACGCTGGCCGGTGTGGTGCTGGCGCTGACCATTCCGTTGCGGCCCAGCCCGACGCGGCCTTACGACATGCAGTCCCCGCTCAACCAACTCGAACATGCCATCCAGCCCTGGACTACCTTCATCATTGTGCCGATCTTCGGCTTCGCCAATGCCGGCGTGTCCTTTGCCGGGATGAGCCTGCAGTCGCTGCTTGATCCGGTGTCTCTGGGTGTCGCGCTGGGACTGCTGGTTGGCAAGCAGCTAGGGGTATTTGCAGCATCGGTGCTAGTCATCCGGGCTGGCTGGGCCGAATTGCCGATGTATGCCTCCTGGCGTCAGCTTTACGGTGTGTCGATCCTTTGTGGCATAGGTTTCACCATGAGCTTGTTTATCGGCCTTCTGGCGTTCCCCGGCGCGCAGATGCTGCAGGATGAAGTCAAGCTCGGCGTTCTCGCCGGATCGGTGACCGCCGCAATCCTTGGCGCTATGCTTTTGAGAATGTCACCGTCGCGGGCGACCAGATCGGAAACGCCGAATAGCTGA
- a CDS encoding DUF2934 domain-containing protein, translating into MYENTEKFVDMDFEQRVRQAAYHLWEDNGRPNGRETDYWFQALETLLRERGQAPGDRSPEPGDEPRH; encoded by the coding sequence ATGTACGAGAACACCGAAAAATTCGTGGACATGGACTTCGAGCAGCGAGTCCGCCAGGCCGCCTATCATCTGTGGGAAGACAATGGCCGGCCCAACGGGCGGGAAACGGATTATTGGTTCCAGGCTCTCGAGACGTTGCTGCGGGAACGCGGCCAAGCGCCGGGCGATCGTTCGCCGGAACCCGGCGACGAGCCGAGGCACTGA
- a CDS encoding alpha-amylase family glycosyl hydrolase translates to MPIPGAVPDETGTSFTVWAEGRQTVTVEIEGHGETALMPQSDGYFHAHVAGVRPGARYGFRVDNGPVLPDPASRCQPDGNAGWSAVQSSAYAWTDENWRGPGHFDHLIYELNVGTFTGNGTWDAATRRLEHLHELGVSIIHLMPVATFEGAFGWGYDTTLPYAPFAPYGTPDEMRAFIDRAHALGLGVILDVVYNHVGMGGHFEAYSSHYLTDRHVTEWGKSFNFDGVSSGPVRDFISGNAAYWVRDFHIDGLRLDATQALIDDSDTHIIAEIVSAARAAAGHRSIYVLGENQPQDRRLVERPADGGYGLDALASDDFQHAARVAVTGHNDFYYRDYLGTPQELVSALKHGFLYQGQRSDMRNTVYGTDNLDTPADRVVHFLENHDQVANSAQGLRLSRLIAPERLRAITALLLLGPQTPCLFQGQEFGSTRAFSYFLGVTGDAARAVADGRRESLSNFSSVTDPEMSVRLPDPSAPDTFLASKLDWPELDRNRGVLALHRDLIALRRADRAFSQRHRRRIDGAVISDSALLIRYLTETSADQRLLLLNLGRDLNIGVVAEPLLAPPGGQKWVLQWSSEHPDYGGAGRRAFDTDKFSVLPGNTAILLRPEVRG, encoded by the coding sequence ATGCCGATCCCTGGCGCTGTTCCCGACGAGACTGGCACCAGTTTCACGGTCTGGGCAGAGGGTCGCCAGACGGTCACGGTAGAGATCGAAGGTCACGGTGAAACGGCGCTGATGCCGCAGAGTGACGGCTATTTTCACGCCCATGTTGCGGGTGTGCGGCCGGGAGCGCGATATGGTTTTCGTGTCGACAATGGTCCCGTCCTGCCGGACCCTGCGTCCCGCTGCCAGCCGGACGGCAATGCGGGGTGGTCAGCCGTTCAGTCGAGCGCCTATGCGTGGACCGATGAGAATTGGCGTGGCCCGGGTCATTTCGATCATCTGATCTACGAGTTGAATGTCGGCACGTTCACTGGGAATGGCACCTGGGATGCGGCAACGCGACGCCTCGAGCATCTGCATGAGCTCGGCGTCAGCATCATCCATCTGATGCCTGTGGCCACCTTTGAGGGTGCCTTTGGCTGGGGCTACGACACAACGCTGCCTTACGCACCCTTTGCGCCCTATGGCACGCCAGACGAGATGCGCGCTTTCATCGACAGGGCCCATGCCCTTGGCCTCGGCGTCATCCTCGATGTTGTCTACAACCATGTTGGCATGGGCGGACATTTCGAGGCCTATAGTTCACACTACCTCACCGACCGGCACGTTACCGAATGGGGCAAGAGCTTCAATTTCGACGGCGTATCCTCCGGGCCGGTGCGCGATTTCATTTCCGGCAACGCGGCCTATTGGGTGCGTGACTTTCATATCGATGGCTTGCGGCTCGATGCGACCCAGGCCCTGATCGACGACAGCGACACCCATATCATCGCCGAGATCGTTTCGGCGGCGCGGGCAGCAGCGGGGCATCGGTCAATCTATGTCCTGGGTGAAAACCAGCCGCAGGATCGGCGACTGGTCGAGCGGCCGGCGGACGGCGGATACGGGCTGGATGCCTTGGCGAGCGACGACTTTCAGCACGCGGCGCGGGTCGCCGTCACTGGCCACAATGATTTCTACTACCGGGACTACCTTGGTACGCCGCAGGAACTGGTTTCGGCGCTCAAGCACGGCTTTCTCTACCAGGGCCAGCGTTCGGACATGCGGAATACGGTTTATGGTACCGACAATCTCGATACGCCGGCCGACCGCGTGGTGCATTTTCTCGAAAATCATGACCAGGTTGCCAATTCGGCCCAGGGGTTGCGGTTGTCGCGTTTGATTGCGCCGGAGCGGCTGCGCGCCATAACCGCGTTGTTGCTGCTCGGACCGCAGACGCCCTGTCTGTTCCAGGGGCAGGAATTCGGCTCCACGCGGGCGTTCTCCTATTTCCTGGGCGTGACGGGCGATGCTGCACGAGCGGTGGCAGATGGTCGGCGAGAGTCCCTGAGCAACTTTTCCAGCGTGACCGATCCCGAGATGTCGGTGCGCCTGCCCGATCCATCGGCGCCCGACACATTTCTTGCCAGCAAGCTCGACTGGCCGGAGCTTGATCGCAATCGAGGGGTTCTGGCGCTGCATCGTGATCTGATCGCGTTGCGCCGTGCCGACCGCGCCTTTTCGCAACGCCATCGACGCCGGATCGACGGGGCGGTGATTTCCGACAGTGCGCTGCTCATCCGCTATCTCACCGAGACAAGCGCCGACCAGCGGCTATTGCTGCTGAACCTGGGGCGCGACCTCAATATCGGTGTCGTCGCCGAACCCCTTCTGGCGCCGCCCGGCGGACAGAAGTGGGTATTGCAATGGTCGAGCGAGCACCCCGACTATGGCGGGGCTGGACGCCGAGCGTTCGACACCGACAAGTTTTCGGTGCTGCCCGGCAATACGGCCATTCTCTTGAGGCCAGAGGTGCGTGGCTGA
- a CDS encoding membrane-bound PQQ-dependent dehydrogenase, glucose/quinate/shikimate family: protein MSDIPSPLSFIAKAWLILLGIVLLLAGLAFAGGGARLVQLGGSWYFLAAGIAIVVSAIQIFRRKPSGAVLFVLVFLATILWAVWEAGIDFWPLISRLLAMSVGAVVVLLTLPLLWRAQGQSARRLAAYFPAAVIAIAAAAGFAGMFVPHATVSATGAGPELTAVAPGGEQQNWEHYGNDAGGSRFVALDQINRDTVKDLEVAWTYRTGDTPISPGANGAEDQQTPLQVGDKVFLCTPHNNVIALDADSGAELWKTEVNAESSVWMRCRGLAYFDANAPLEQPTIANSTPVTPVSVAAGALCERRVLMNTITAQLIALDADTGAFCPDFGTNGRVDLKIGMGDAPDPQYVLTSAPTLAGTTVVVGGRVADNVSENMPGGVMRGFDVVTGALRWAFDPGNPAITLLPPPGESYTRSTPNVWASMSYDPAMNTVFMPVGSPSVDLWGADRTVLDHKYGASVLALDATTGREKWVYQTVHNDLWDFDVPMQPTLFDFTAEDGTVTPALVVGTKAGQLYVLDRLTGQPLTAVEEFPVKPGTIPNEPYAPTQPKSVGMPQIGAQTLTEADMWGATPFDQLFCRIWFKSMRYDGLYTVPDTDVSLSFPGSLGGLNWGGLSYDPNSQYLFVNDMRLGLWIQMFEAAPTDAVADGGESTNTGMGLVPMQGTPYAVNKNRFLSPLGIPCQEPPFGTMTAIDMQTQQIAWQVPVGTVQDTGPLGIKMGLPIPIGMPTLGGTLATQGGLVFIAGVQDYYIRAYDTATGAEVWKARLPVGSQGGPMSYRSPTTGKQYVVISAGGGRQSPDRGDYVIAYALPD, encoded by the coding sequence GTGTCAGACATCCCTTCCCCCCTCTCATTCATCGCCAAGGCCTGGCTGATCCTCCTGGGGATCGTGCTGTTGCTGGCTGGTCTCGCCTTTGCCGGCGGCGGTGCCCGCCTCGTGCAGCTGGGCGGCAGCTGGTATTTCCTCGCTGCCGGCATTGCCATCGTGGTTTCGGCCATTCAGATCTTTCGGCGCAAGCCCTCGGGCGCGGTGCTCTTCGTCCTGGTGTTCCTCGCCACGATCCTCTGGGCCGTGTGGGAGGCAGGCATTGATTTCTGGCCGCTGATCTCGCGCCTCCTCGCCATGTCGGTGGGTGCCGTCGTCGTGCTGCTGACACTGCCGCTGTTGTGGCGTGCCCAGGGGCAATCGGCCAGGCGGCTGGCCGCCTATTTCCCGGCGGCTGTGATTGCGATTGCGGCAGCGGCTGGCTTTGCCGGCATGTTCGTGCCCCATGCCACTGTTTCGGCAACCGGTGCTGGCCCAGAGCTGACGGCGGTTGCGCCTGGTGGCGAGCAGCAGAACTGGGAGCATTATGGCAATGATGCTGGCGGCTCCCGTTTCGTGGCGCTTGACCAGATCAACCGCGACACGGTCAAGGATCTCGAAGTCGCCTGGACCTATCGCACCGGCGATACGCCGATCAGCCCAGGTGCAAATGGCGCCGAGGACCAACAGACCCCGCTCCAGGTGGGCGACAAGGTTTTCCTCTGCACCCCACACAACAATGTCATCGCGCTTGACGCCGACAGCGGTGCGGAGCTGTGGAAGACCGAAGTCAACGCCGAGTCCTCGGTGTGGATGCGCTGCCGTGGCCTCGCCTATTTCGACGCCAATGCTCCGCTCGAACAGCCGACCATTGCCAATTCGACGCCGGTGACACCGGTATCTGTGGCTGCCGGTGCGCTCTGCGAACGCCGCGTGCTGATGAATACAATTACCGCCCAGCTGATCGCGCTGGATGCCGATACCGGCGCCTTCTGCCCGGACTTCGGCACCAATGGCCGCGTCGATCTCAAGATCGGCATGGGCGATGCGCCCGATCCGCAATATGTGCTGACCTCGGCGCCGACGCTAGCGGGAACCACGGTCGTTGTTGGCGGCCGCGTTGCCGACAATGTCAGTGAAAACATGCCGGGTGGTGTGATGCGCGGCTTCGACGTGGTTACCGGTGCGCTGCGCTGGGCCTTCGATCCGGGCAACCCGGCGATCACCCTGCTGCCGCCGCCTGGCGAGAGCTATACCCGCAGCACGCCCAATGTCTGGGCCTCCATGTCCTATGATCCGGCCATGAACACCGTCTTCATGCCGGTGGGCAGCCCGTCGGTCGACCTGTGGGGTGCCGATCGCACCGTGCTCGACCACAAGTACGGCGCGTCGGTGCTGGCGCTCGATGCCACCACGGGTCGCGAGAAGTGGGTTTATCAGACGGTCCATAATGACCTCTGGGATTTCGACGTGCCGATGCAGCCGACCCTGTTCGATTTCACGGCCGAGGATGGCACTGTAACGCCGGCGCTGGTCGTCGGCACCAAGGCTGGCCAGCTCTATGTGCTGGACCGCCTGACTGGCCAGCCGCTGACGGCAGTGGAGGAGTTCCCGGTCAAGCCTGGCACCATTCCCAACGAGCCCTATGCCCCGACACAGCCCAAGTCAGTCGGCATGCCACAGATCGGCGCACAGACGCTGACTGAGGCGGACATGTGGGGCGCCACTCCGTTCGACCAGCTGTTCTGCCGCATCTGGTTCAAGTCCATGCGCTACGATGGACTCTACACTGTTCCCGATACCGACGTGTCGCTGAGCTTTCCCGGTTCGCTGGGTGGCCTCAACTGGGGCGGCCTGTCCTATGATCCGAACAGCCAGTATCTGTTCGTCAACGACATGCGTCTCGGTCTGTGGATCCAGATGTTTGAAGCTGCGCCAACCGACGCGGTGGCCGATGGTGGCGAATCCACCAACACTGGCATGGGCCTCGTGCCGATGCAGGGCACGCCCTATGCGGTCAACAAGAACCGCTTCCTGTCGCCGCTCGGCATTCCTTGCCAGGAACCGCCCTTCGGCACCATGACCGCCATCGACATGCAGACCCAGCAGATCGCCTGGCAGGTGCCAGTCGGCACGGTGCAGGATACTGGTCCGCTGGGCATCAAGATGGGCCTGCCGATCCCGATCGGCATGCCGACACTGGGCGGTACGCTGGCAACCCAGGGCGGCCTGGTGTTCATCGCCGGCGTGCAGGATTATTACATCCGCGCCTATGACACCGCGACCGGTGCCGAAGTGTGGAAAGCCCGCCTGCCAGTCGGCAGCCAGGGCGGACCGATGAGCTACCGCTCGCCGACCACGGGCAAGCAATATGTGGTCATCTCGGCCGGCGGTGGCCGCCAGTCGCCAGATCGCGGCGACTATGTGATCGCCTACGCGCTTCCCGACTGA